GATGTAGTTATAATTGGCATTTTTAAAATAGCCTTTCATTTCTTCCAGCTGTTCCGGGGTGAATTTGTTGTATGCGTAATACACTAAAAAAACTCCCAACAAAAGTGGGAGCACAATACTGATTATCTTTTTAAATTTTTCTTTCAAAAGAATTACGTTAGGGAGTTATCATTCTCGTTAGGGAAAATAATGGAAGGTTTAAAGGTTTTAGCCTCGTCTGTACTTATAATTCCGTAAGAGATAATAATGATAATGTCGCCTTTGTGAACTTTTCTGGCAGCCGGTCCGTTCAGCGTGATTTCACCGCTGTTTCTCGGGCCCGGAATAGCATACGTTTCCAAACGTTCACCGTTATTGATGTTCACAATAGAGACTTTCTCTCCTTCAAAAATATTTGAAGCTTCCATTAAAGCTTCGTCAATCGTAATACTTCCGATGTAATTTAAATCGGCTCCAGTCACCTTAACACGGTGAATCTTGGATTTAACAACTTGAATTTGCATGGGGCAAAGTTAATTAATTTAGTGCAATATTATCAATCAATCTGATATTGTTTATGAAAACCGCAATAAAGCCGCGGTATTTCTTGCCAACGCTTTTTCTTTTACAGGTCAACAGGGTTGTTTCGTCGGCTATTTCAAAGTATTCCAGTGTGAAAGCCGGGTGTTTTGCAAAGGTTTGTGTGACAAAATCAGTTACCTCTTTTGCCGATTTGGTGCTGAATTTTTGCTTTGCGTCTAACAGTACTTTGTAAATTAGGGAAGCATCTTCTTTTGCTTCTTCACTAAGGCGTTCGTTTCGGGAACTCATCGCCAGGCCGCTTGCTTCACGGTGAATCGGACAGCCGATTATGTTTACCGGTATTTTGTGTTTTTTGACCAGTTTTCGGACAATCTGTAATTGCTGAAAGTCTTTTTCTCCAAAATAGGCATTGGTTGGTTTTACAATTTCAAACAGTTTTTTTACAATTGTTCCCACTCCGTCAAAATGCCCGGGACGATGTGCCCCTTCCATCTGAAATTCCAGACCGTCATAATTAAAAGCAACAGATTGTGTATTGCCTTCATAAATGTCTTCTACAGTTGGGGAGAAAATCAGGATGTTTTCTGAAACAGAGCGTACTTTTTCGATGTCCCGTTCGATGGTTCTCGGATATTTTTCCAGATCTTCCTGATTGTTGAACTGTGTTGGGTTGACAAAAATACTGATGACGGTTATATCGTTTTCGGAACAGGATTTACTTAACAGGGAAAGGTGACCTTGATGTAATGCACCCATAGTAGGAACTAGTCCTACTGTTTTTTTAGTGTTGCCGATTTGTGCTAAATGATGCGCTAAATCAGCTTTTTTGGCAAAAACAAACATTTGCTTCAGATTTAAATTGGGTGCAAAATTACTATTTTGTCAAACAACTGCATAAAATTTTGTAATTTTGCATGTTTTTTATATCCAATAAATAAAATTTAATGCAATGAATGATAAGAGGATATTGTATGTATCATCTGAGGTGGTGCCATATTTGGCTGAAAATGAGGTTTCTTTAATGTCGTATGACGTGCCGAAAATGATTAATGATCAGGGCGGGCAGATTAGAATTTTTATGCCTCGTTACGGAAATATTAATGAACGTAGGCACCAATTGCATGAAGTTATCCGCTTGTCGGGGATGAATTTAGTCGTGAATGACATGGACATGCCGTTGATTATCAAAGTGGCGTCTATTCCAAAAGAGCGTATCCAGGTTTATTTCATTGACAATGACGAGTATTTTAAACGCAAAGCTACCTTTTCGGATGAAGACGGTGTTTTGTATCCTGATAATGACGAACGTTCGATCTTTTTTGCAAAAGGGGTTGTGGAAACAGTGAAGAAATTAAACTGGGTTCCGGATATCATCCATGTTCACGGTTGGTTGGCAGGAATGCTGCCGGTTTATATGAAACACTATTATAAAGACGAGGCACTTTTTGCAGATACTAAGATTGTAACATCTGTTTACTCGCAGTCATTTGACGGAACGCTGGATCCGGAAATGATGAGTAAAGTGGCTTTTGACCAGGTTCCGAATGATGCTATTGCAACATTGGAAACGCCGGATTATGAGAATATTATGAAGGTTAGTATAATGCATTCGGATGCGGTAATTGTTGCGTCGGAAGACCTGTCTCCAAGTTTAACAAAATTTATAGAAACATCGGGTAAACCTTTTTTACCTTTCGTGCCGAAAGATGGATTTGCAGAGGCATATACTAATTTCTATAAGAATCAAGTTATATAATCATTGATTGATAAAATATGAATAGAATTTCATTGTTAAAAAAGTTGCTTTTATCGTTAACGGCAGTTTTGTTGTTTTCCTGCGATAAAGATTTTAATACTATAGGATCTGATCTGGTAGGGGAAGAGAATTTTGCAATAGACAAATATATCGGGCAGACGTTAACAGCTTACAATAAAGCAACCGGTCCGGTTCAGACCAATAATTTACCTGTAAATCTTTTAGGTGTCATGAATAGTGATGCTTTTGGGGAAACAAAAGCCCACTTTGTGTCGCAGGTTCAGTTAGTTGCCGGAGCACCTACAATTGGAGATAATCCGGTTATTGATTCTGTTTGGGTTTATGTGCCTTATTTCAGCAAACAAACGGGAACCGATGGAAACGGCGTACGTCTTTATGAATTGGATTCGGTTTATGGTGAGGAT
This region of Flavobacterium inviolabile genomic DNA includes:
- the panD gene encoding aspartate 1-decarboxylase is translated as MQIQVVKSKIHRVKVTGADLNYIGSITIDEALMEASNIFEGEKVSIVNINNGERLETYAIPGPRNSGEITLNGPAARKVHKGDIIIIISYGIISTDEAKTFKPSIIFPNENDNSLT
- a CDS encoding glycogen/starch synthase, producing MNDKRILYVSSEVVPYLAENEVSLMSYDVPKMINDQGGQIRIFMPRYGNINERRHQLHEVIRLSGMNLVVNDMDMPLIIKVASIPKERIQVYFIDNDEYFKRKATFSDEDGVLYPDNDERSIFFAKGVVETVKKLNWVPDIIHVHGWLAGMLPVYMKHYYKDEALFADTKIVTSVYSQSFDGTLDPEMMSKVAFDQVPNDAIATLETPDYENIMKVSIMHSDAVIVASEDLSPSLTKFIETSGKPFLPFVPKDGFAEAYTNFYKNQVI
- the panC gene encoding pantoate--beta-alanine ligase, whose protein sequence is MFVFAKKADLAHHLAQIGNTKKTVGLVPTMGALHQGHLSLLSKSCSENDITVISIFVNPTQFNNQEDLEKYPRTIERDIEKVRSVSENILIFSPTVEDIYEGNTQSVAFNYDGLEFQMEGAHRPGHFDGVGTIVKKLFEIVKPTNAYFGEKDFQQLQIVRKLVKKHKIPVNIIGCPIHREASGLAMSSRNERLSEEAKEDASLIYKVLLDAKQKFSTKSAKEVTDFVTQTFAKHPAFTLEYFEIADETTLLTCKRKSVGKKYRGFIAVFINNIRLIDNIALN